In the genome of Impatiens glandulifera chromosome 6, dImpGla2.1, whole genome shotgun sequence, the window TAGTGTAAGTCTTGTTTAACCGACAAATTCAAATACATTacgttttttatattcaaatatcatattttataatttgtaatatctatcctattatatatattttaactacaTGATTATCCATCATCTTCATATATTTcaacatcaatattttttattttttagagatGATTTAAAGGCACGACACAAACACGAAATATCTAACTAAATATGGAAAAGACGAATGAGTACAACTTCGTCATCGTATTAGTCTGCAAAAACATTGTCTGAAAATGGAACAAACATATGCATcgtcatttaaaaataaaattgaaaaagtcATCTCAAGACAAATGGAAAATGTTTGTCCGTAATAAGACTTAAAATTAGTTAGATGTATATAGTAGAGTTGTACATCGtacataaacgttcgtattcgactcgggcaAATCATAATAGACTCTCAATCGcgtcgtgttgtgtcgtgtttcaatcttatgtgtgtcgtatcgtgtcttgacccactcaaaatattatgattcacatACTCTTTtgtgtcgtgttattcgtgttcacgagtttattcgtgtcgtgttattcgtgttCACGAGTTTATTTgtgtcgtgctaactcgtgtttaaatttgtgtttcgtgttattccaaTTAAATTTTGTCATTATGACAGCACAATCGTGTTTTGAGACACTCATgttgattatttattatttatatatattaaattatattgttagtaaaaattataaaatattattattaatttattttaatttaaaaaaaatatataaattaatttaataagttaaatttattaaatttatttaatatgtaaaatatgtaaatataaattttaacatatagattcataaataataatttaaatgtcaattatttaaaatatgctttgaaacatataaataattattcaaataaaatagttaaatttgttgttataaagttattaatttatttttaaaaaatatatattaaactagttaaatatgataaatttgaaattttattattttaaaaatattatataagaatttatacttaattattttattaggtttatatgctatttattattatatataagtattggagattttttatgatgaaatataacttcttttttattaatgttttattaactttttaaaattttagagtgatttaatatattttaattgatttagtgATATACAAATAATCAATCGTtgttaatgtaaataaatatttttttagaaaaaaatgattgaatttgatatattattaattttttatttaatataattaaaagtagtttAAGATTTTTCaggttataaaatatttttataagtattcattgttatatttttttaatttatattaattttataaattaaatttttatttaattaataaaattaatttaatctttttattttataaattatatttttttgtttgataaagttttttattaacttgtaaaacttatgatgataaataattaaatatgtaattaattattagaagaATAAGAGACATctaatttgataatgttaatgtaaaactACTTAGTTTGAGTAATAAAATAGGAAAGttatgtagaaattataaataaattattatattattaaaattaaaattattattatatatttattatttaatgtaataataataatttaaattataaattttttaaaattaataagtaattattaaaaataatatcgaaaagaattataatagagtcacatttctattcatataatttatttatttttatattttattttaatttatattatttaagttaatattatattttagtatgtttaattttaattataaatattacatttatgaaattaaataatttattaattgaataaaaatataataggtttagagaatgttaatATGATTAGTAGCTTAAGTcatgtgactaattgtgtttatgtctgtttcgtgtgtatactcgtgctcatgtcgtgtctatactcgtgttgtgtctGTATTGACTCGTAACTTAaccgtgttacgatcgtataaactcataatcatgTCGTTTCAtgcttgtatcgtgtcaacccaAGACTTGAGTGAGATGATATTGTATCGTGTCgttccgtacaaatatcgtgttgaATTATGTCGGTTTGTATATATCCAACCAATTGCCTAGCTCTAATCTTTACCAAAATTAAGCACGATGAGCTCAACCAAACCTTTAGTATTCATTAGAAATCCCAACGCCAGCGATTCACGAAACGAAATCTTACATAGAAGCACTACGACGATCTTCCCAACCATCTTCCCAACGCAGGTCGTGCTTATAACCAAACCAAGAAGCCCTCACGATTGCGGTCCTTGAATTGTAGCCACGTTTGTTTTCAAACCACTCGACACAAAATAAAGAGGAAGAAACAAACCCGATACCAAATCCTCCACTTTCTCAACTAACGCACCTAAAAAGGGCTCGCCTTTGGGAATAAGAACACCAACCACAAACGCACCAAAAAGCGCATGAATCCCGATTGAATCAGTTACAAACCCTACAGCTAAAATTGTGGCCATAGTAGCTCAAATGTAAACCTCGTCCACAGGTTCGCCCTCCAGGCAATGTTTAGCCATCCAATTGAATACCCACGGATTACAATCGAACAAAGACCAACAAAACCGAACCCACATAAGAACACCCTAGAGCTGGGCAATGAGTTAGAtaaatacgaaccgacacgatccaacacgatatttgtacggaacGACACAATACTACAAGCACGAGATGACACATTCATGACATgaatatgagtttatacgatcgtaatTAAGTTACGAGTCGGCACAAACACAAGTATAGACACGAGAGCACGAGTATAAatacgaaacgacataaacacaattagtcacatgacataaactatatttttattcaattaataaattatttaattttataaatataatatttataattaaaattaaatatactaaaatataatattaaaattaaatatactaaaatataatattaaaataaaatattaacttaaataatataaataaaaaaattatatcaatagaGATGAAGAAACCAGCCGCATTATACTGGTTACTTACcgacaaattatttataaattaattaataaaatcataattattgatattaattaatttatacataattattgGCTATTAGCTATTGGCTCGTCCCGTGTTGTTTACGTGTGTAAACTTTGCGGCTCCTTTAATGAATAAATCTTTTTTTCAACTCAATAAACCACGTGCTTCCATTTTATTGTAGATAAAACCAAAGGGATGTCCACGTCATCTGACAGCTAGACATCCtatgttaaaaataaactatCTTATGAAAGCTAAAGTTGCCAGCTTGTCAAATAGTTTCCGTGTTCGTGTCCTTCTCGTAAACACGTGTACTATTACACTACAAAACTTACATTAAACATTCTCAAAAACTCActtcactaaaaaaaaatcactagaATACGATCAAATGGCTAACTCTAGTTGGTGCTCCGACCCATACCCGTTTTCGACAAACCGAAATTACCCAACATCTTCAACACTATCCGACATCGTGCATTCCGATGAAGAGATCATATTGGCATCAAGTCGACCAAAAAGGCGTGATGGGAGGAAGAAGTTCAACGAAACGAGGCACCCGATTTATCGAGGAGTGCGTCGAAGAAACAACAACAAATGGGTATGCGAGGTTCGCGAGCCGAGCAAAAAAACTAGGTTATGGCTCGGAACTTATCCCACAGCCGAGATGGCTGCGAGGGCCCACGATGTGGCGGCATTGGCTCTACGTGGACGTGGCAAAGCGTGTCTAAACTTTGCTGACTCGGTCTGGCGTCTGCCGACGCCTACGTCGCCAGACGCCAAAGACATTAGGAAAGCGGCTGTGGAGGCGGCGGAAGCATTTAGACCTAGAGAGGATGCGACGGATAGTATAACGTCGGTCGCTTGTGATAATCATCTAGATGAATGTTTTTCGAGCGATATTAATGTTGATGTTACGAGTGATGTGGTGTATGTGGATGAGGAGGCGGTTTTTGAGATGCCCGCATTGCTCGAAAGCATGGCCGAGGGACTTTTGATTTCCCCACCACAATATAGTTGTTGGGAGGAATCACAAATTGAAGTTGATGATCAAGTTTCATTGTGGACTTTCTCAATTTAAGGAtgtttaataacatttatattaAGAAGTTTAAGTTATGGATAGTTagtaattttgttataattcttcaaatattatttaaagtttatgatAATGTACTACTTAAGACTTTTTGAGTGAAGAAAATTAGACATATTAATGACTTTAAGTTAGaatatgataattaaaacaaaattgaacAAAAACATTTTACCAATTATTCCTTTAATTTGTGATATTGGATGATATGAGTGGAAATCAAGATAAGCACAATCTCATTAAATCAATAcctaaaaaaaatgtgttcaatTACTAAATTTGATCACTTATGACAAATGATAAGTCAacaaagagataaataaatcgAACAAATCCGAAATCGTTCCAGCTAACTGAAATATGAAACTGAACTGATCAAACCGAATTTATTACGCTTTCCTTTCTATCAAATCGATACCAATGTTTCGGTTTTACGGTTCAGCGTTACTGAAACCGTTTAAATCGaccaatatttaaaaaattgtatttaaataagACATGCACAAAAATCAATACTTAAACTAATaatgatgaataatattttataactattaaTTCAAAccattcaattaaaataataattaattaaaataataataattagagaatattataatgaattaaacttgttaataaactattaaaattttaattattattaataagaataaagatAACGTAGTAGATTTATTTTAGTACGATGTtcagtaaaaaaaattcataatataataaatttttgttttgaaaataatgtTGGCGATTCACTAATTATGGGATcttgtttgtttatataatgaaaataaggatttatttgttattgatatatatttaatctattttaataaaaaaattcaatggATTAAGCTTATTAAACAAACTTTTTTAACCGTTCAAATCATTAGACAAATCAACTATTTGATATTTAGTTAACGGATGCAAACCGTTTAAATTTGCATTTTGGTCAATATACTGACCTAACTGAACTTGTTTTCTAAAATGGATGGCCCATGAATAAAGAaggaattattttttaaaattaataaaatacttaacattaaatattgtttacaagtcacattaaaatatgaaaaataattcaaataattacaaatattaaagtTAAGAGGAACACAATTCAAATCAAATGAAACCTTTATAGCAAAATGGGCTTGcaactatttaatttatatatagttgATCTGATCTGACCCGACCCGGCCCAAATTGTAAAAGAGGAAAACCCTAAAAGCCAAAAAAAACCATATAAATTTGGGGATTTTACAAAATCGTAAAAATGAGTCAAACTTCTGAATGAGGCGCAAAAGAGGAGGTTTCTGAGGGCGGTTACTCCTCATCGTCGCCGGAATCTCGCCGGCGCCGCCGATGATTTCAGTCATCGTTATTCCAACTCCCTCTGCGTGCGTGAGTTTATATAATCCTTCATTGTCCTTCCTCAATACGAGTGTGTGACTATTGAAGtgatcatttattattattattattattattgctgctgctgctgcttgttcttgttgttgatgttgttgaaagagattgatatatatatatatatacattcacAAGGTTTAGATCTGGTGATTGATTTCCGATCCTTGGCGAGGCAACTCAAATCGTTGCAGCCATGAGCGGTTAATCATCGTCTCCAGTTCAGATCTGTTCGATTTGTGTGTGTATTCCTTTCTCTGAAACTGTGGCTGTGAGATCTGTCTGTCTGTGTGTTCAAATGGTACTTTCATGGATTCGTTGAGGCTATGAAGATGATAATCGTTTGACGGCCGATGGTTAAAAGGTAACTGTATCCAGTTTGTGGCTTGGTATTTGAATCTGGTTGATTTAGGTATCGCCACGCCGGAGAACGGTGGCCTTTCATACCAATTTACTGATCTGAGCCTCACCGCCGGCgatgttttcaaaaaatttcgataattatattcattttttaaaataaatttctgaTTCAGAAAATTAATTTCTAccacttttataaatatttgtattttttttgtttataatgtaatataaataaagtttaaccaatatataattaacttttaacaTCCTCAAAATTCTAATAGCTTAAGCTAGTTTGTAtgtatattttagaattttattcagtttttatttatttcttgtatatcttttattctaattgtgaaataattaatttcattaattaaatatttatttctaattcaatttaaattataaatataaatatatattataaaaattaattatttattttattattcattatatattaatatattttgagtatttttaaaaaaaattatacttcattaaaactattattaattattattttttacataacatagattatttaattaacatgAATCCCAACAAGACCTTAATATTTGTatgaaaaatacatttatttttgtatggtacaataatatttaaaaaaattaaaataataacttcCTAAAGAAACAAccaaactaatttatatatatttaataaaatgttggaggtgcacaaactttttttataatcttccacaaaaaaatgtaatttttctctcttaatttaattaaagtaatttttctctcttaatttaattaaggtaatttctctctaatttaattaaaataatttatctctcctaatttaattatcttaattgtTATTCCTTTACTCTTatctcttttttaattaattttaattatatatatatatatatatatatgatatttcattaatctaaaaaaatatttatatgaatattaattcaagatataaacaatATTGTTATAAACCTAccttcataaattatatatttttatatatacatatatagcctatataaacaatttttttttataaatgcacttgtatatagaattttatatctatttgttatcttatatatatattatattatttttcattaataattttatgtatttcatacattttttttaaatacaaaatatatacatacacaaaataataaaattattttaacaattatagtTGGTCTAGTGGTTTAAATGTGTACATTTCATGTTAAGACTAGAGTTCAAATCTTAAcacatgcaaatttatattttcaaggtggcaacttttaaataaatgatagacatttcaaaatttgaagcggaattagtggttggtttggcgaacaTTTAAAAATctgaggtcgggtggtgggtagtttgtcgagCGTGAGGTTGAAATTAGAGGttagtttgacgagcatttgaaaatgtgaggtctcgagatggaggtcgggtggtgggtagtTTCGAGTGTGAgattggaattagtggttggtttaacGAGCATTTAAAAATGTGAGATCAGGAGATGAACGTCGGGTGGTGtttggtttgtcgagtgtgaggtcggaattagttgttggtttgacaattatttgaaaatgtgaggtcaggAGATGGAGGTTCGGTGGTGTgtggtttgttgagtgtgaggtcggaattagggattggtcgggtggtgggtggtttgtcaagtgtgaagtcggaattagtggttggtttgacgagtatttgaaaatgtgagatCATGAGATGATCGTCGGGTGATGTatagtttgtcgagtgtgaggtcagaattagtggttggtttgaagtatttgaaaatgtgaggtcaggAGATGatggtcagaattagtggttggtttgacaattatttgaaaatgtgaggtcacgagatggaggtcgggtggtggatggtttgtcgagtgtaaggtcggaattagtggttagtacgacgagcatttgaaaatatgtggtcacgagatggaggtcggttggtaggtggtttgtcgagtgtgaggtcggaattagtggttagttttgcgaatatttgaaagtttgaggtcacgaaatggaggtcgggtggtggattGTTTTTTCGAGTGtaaggtcggaattagtggttagtatgacgagcatttgaaaatatgaggtcacgagatggaggtcggttggtgggtggttggtttgtcgagtgtgagatcggaattagtggttggtttgaagagcatttgaaagtgtgaggtcacgagatggaggtcgggtggtttgtcgagtatgaGGTTAGAATTAAtagttggtttgacgagcatttaaaagtgtgaggtcacgagatggaggttgggtgattggtggtttgtcgagtgtgaggtcggaattagtggttggtttgacgagcatttgaaagtatgAGTTCACGAGATGgaagtcgggtggtgggtggtttgtcgagtgtgaagttgaaagtaatggttggtttgacgagcatttgaaagtggttagtgtttggtttgacgttggataagaagTCTGTGATCAActgggattggttgttgatttgttgaagtgtgAGTAAAAAAGATGTTGACTAAAATTGGTGAGTGGATTGTCGAGGGATATAGAAATGAAAaagtgagtcacaagattagggtCAGTGAGTGGTTTGTCAGGggaataaagagacatatgaaaaagtgtgagtcacaaaatgaTGGTCAATTAGAGGGTTAGTAGTTGAGTTTGaagtgtgtcatcaattgaggtcgactaagattgatggTGGTTTActgaaagaataaaaaaatgcatatgaaaaaatgtgagtcagaagatgagggtcaattgaggggttaagtaGATGCcgaatagataatatatatataaatattaagtttaagattaaacttaattttatttaaaatatttataaacaaataatattttatatatatttttatcctatTCATGTTAGTAAtacataaacataatttcacTAATGCGAAAGATTTAAAGTAATGTgtttataaagtatttttacAAAATGAATATTAGTAAATACATGTTGAGAATATCAAAAATTGTGGTGGAATATTTGCCCTCAAATTCCTTGTCTAACATTAATAAAAGAGGACCtcctatcaaaatatataaagggcccaaaatataaaaaatgtaattttttcatTCACAATTGTCCATTTGAAAGGGGACAACATACTACTCATATATGATATAACACCATCAAAGATTTGAAGACAATTAAATAATGGAATTTTtgtcaattaataaattacagattgttagtttctttatttttctctttttattattattttcaataatagaTAATATCACTCAATAGATTAATTACAAATGATATATTCTtatattctcttcattaatattaatatataactataactTATTAGGGATAAAGTCTCTCATAATCAAGATaatcaaaatcgagagtttacgtaaaattgTTGTCCagttataaactcgtaaaatttagagtttatttaaaattataagagtttaatttgaaaaaaataatagttatatataattattattattattatttatatacacaagtattttatacttagctaatttaaaaaaattatatttttaaatataaaattaattaaaaaaataataataagagtaaaaaaattatacttataaaattaattaatttatttgaatcaataataaatttatttttatttttaaatataattttttcaaaacgtaaaatcgtataaaatcgaaattatttataaaatcgtaaaatcttattatcgtaaatttaaaatagtaagaGTTTACTTATTTAAGTGATTACTTATAATCAGACTGGTTAACTATAGGTGAAAATCAATAGACTAACCCATCATCTCCACCTCTAAGGGATGACTATCTCAGAAAAACGTCGTACCAACATCACGGGGAGATTCATCTCCAATTTGGCCGAACTAACCAGGCCATGGAGACCCATCAAAGCACAAAGTCAGACTCAATCATACTTCTTATATATTTGATGCAAGAAGTTGACATGTAATTATGTATGGTTggaatatatattcaaatataaatgatTACAGTGGTggacaaaataatattataattttatgacCATTACAATTGCTACTTGTTGTTTCTtc includes:
- the LOC124942475 gene encoding dehydration-responsive element-binding protein 1A-like — protein: MANSSWCSDPYPFSTNRNYPTSSTLSDIVHSDEEIILASSRPKRRDGRKKFNETRHPIYRGVRRRNNNKWVCEVREPSKKTRLWLGTYPTAEMAARAHDVAALALRGRGKACLNFADSVWRLPTPTSPDAKDIRKAAVEAAEAFRPREDATDSITSVACDNHLDECFSSDINVDVTSDVVYVDEEAVFEMPALLESMAEGLLISPPQYSCWEESQIEVDDQVSLWTFSI